The nucleotide window GAGGGAGAATTCCCGCACGTGAAAGTGCGGCTGCTGCCGCTGCCCTGCCTGCATTGCGACACCCCGCCCTGCATCAAGGTCTGTCCGGTGGACGCCACCAACATTACGCCGGAAGGAATCGTGCGCCAGATTTTTTCCCGCTGCATCGGCTGCCGCTATTGCACCAATGCTTGCCCCTATACGGTGCGCGTCTTCAACTGGAGGAAGCCCGAGTGGCCCGGGGAAATGGACACGGCGCACAATCCGGATGTTTCGTTGCGGCCGAAAGGGGTGGTGGAAAAGTGCACCTTCTGCCATCACCGCCTGCAAAAGGCGAAGGAGGAAGCGCGCGCTCAGAATCGGCCGCTGGCCGAAGGCGATTACGTCCCGGCCTGCGTCGAAACCTGCCCCACTCAGGCCATGTATTTTGGCGACCTCGACGACCCGATGAGCAAGGTCTCCGAGTTGAGCCGCAGCCCGCGGGTGTTTCGGTTGCTCGAAGAGCTGGGCACCCACCCCAAGGTCCTTTACCTCGCCGAAGGAGAGTGGAGTGGAAAGACATGACAACCCGTTAGGGCCGGAGGAGGTATTGATCCGGCCCATCCAGCAGACCACCAGCCAATTCTATCGGGTGCTGGCTGTCCTGTTGTTCTTGGGGGCGCTCTCCATTTTCGCCTGGATCCAGCAACTGAAAGATGGTCTGGTGGTCACCGGGATGAACGTCCCGGTGTACTGGGGAGTGTACATCACCAACTTTGTGTTCTTCATTGGCATCAGCCACGCCGGGACGCTGATCTCGGCCATTCTCCGGCTGGTGCAGGCGGAGTGGCGGCGCTCGATCACGCGGGCGGCGGAAGTGATCACCGTGCTCGTGCTCTTCTTTGGCGCCGGCAGCGTGATTATGGACCTTGGGCGGCCCGACCGCCTTCTGAACGTGCTGCGCCACCCTAATTTTCGCTCGCCCTTGCTCTGGGACGTTTGCAGCATCACGGTTTACCTCACGGCCAGCACCATCTATCTCTACCTGCCTTTGATTCCCGACATTGCCATCCTGCGCGACCATGCCGGCAAGCGCACCTGGCTCTACCGGCCGCTGGCGCTGGGTTGGCGGGGCACGGAGAAGCAGAAGCGCCTGCTCGAACGGGCGATCGCCGTGATGGCCGTTCTGGTCATTCCCATCGCCGTCTCCGTCCACACCGTGGTCTCCTGGGTCTTTGCCATGACCGTGCAGCCGATGTGGCACAGCACGATCTTTGGCCCGTACTTTGTGGTGGGCGCGATCTTTTCCGGCATCGCTTCGCTCATCATCGCCATGGCGATCATCCGGCGCATGTATCATCTGGAAAACTATTTGAAGCCGGTGCATTTCAACAATCTCGGCCTGCTCCTGCTGGTGATGAGTCTGCTCTGGTTCTACTTTACGTTCGCCGAGTTTCTGACCACCTTCTATGGCGCCGAGCCCGCCCACCTGGCGGTCTTCTATTCCAAGGTGACGGGACGTTTTGCGCCGATTTTTTGGACGATGGTGGTGACGTGTTTCTTGATTCCGGTAGCGATCCTGGCGCGGGGGAAAACGCGCACGGTAGCGGGGACGGTCGTGGCGTCGGCCTTTGTGAACGTCGGGATGTGGCTCGAGCGGTTTGCCATCGTCGTCCCAACGCTCTCCATGCCGCGCCTGCCCTGGGGCAAGATCATCTACCATCCCACCTGGGTCGAACTGGCCATCACCGCCGGCTTCTTCGCCACGTTCATCCTTCTCTACATGGGCTTTACGAAGCTCTTCCCCATCGTCTCCATCTGGGAGGTGCAGGAAGGCCGCCAAAAATCGCTTCGGGAAGTGGAGGAGCGCGTGAAGACCTACCTGCCCGGCGCCGAACCAGCCACCGAATAGACCTTCGGGCAAGTGGCGAGCCCGCGAGTTGCCATTTTTATTTTGACCATTCCGAAGGCGAAGTATATTGTCTCCCGAGAACAGGACGATGGTGGGTGGTTAACGGAAAGGCGGCACCGCCTCACGGAGAGACTGCGCAGCATGGATCATTCCAAGGATCATTTCCGGGATCATTCCCGGGCCGTTCGCTATTTTCCGCGCACGGTCGGCACTCCTTGCCTGACGGTTCTGGATTCTCTCGGGCGGGTCATCGAGGCGGACGAGCGAGCGTTGCTTCGCCACGTCGTACAAGAAGGATTTGGGTGTGACATTCTCTTTGTCCTCAGCAACGCCGGGGAGTGGTCGCTCATCAGCAATGAGCAGCGCCAGCGGCTCATGCAACTGGCGGCGGGGGAAGTCCGTGCTTTGAGCGCTGGATTGGCCATGAGCGGCCACGCCCCCCTCCAGGTCTGGCTCGGCGTCACCGGGTTGACCCGCAAGGAGACGCTTGAAAATCTTCGCCTGGCCTGGGAACTGAAGGCCGACGCTGCCGTCATTGCTCCCCTGGCGATTCGCGATCTTGGCGTAAGGGGCGATATGCTCGCTTTCTTCCAGCGCGAAGTCGCCTCGCTTTTTGATACCCTGGGCGGCGACCTCCCCCTCTTCCTTTATGACAATGCCGAGCTGCCGCGTGACCCCGGGCCGTCTCACATCCACACCCACGACGTCAAGGTGTTGTCCCGCCTCCCCTTTCTCTACGGCCTGCTGGTGAGCGGCTCAAAGCGGGAGATGGGCAACTATTTTCGCGGCGCGACGCATTTCAAAGAGAAAGGCCAATTCGGCATCTACCTGGGCCAGGCCATGATGATGTTCGACATTTTTCTTCCCGGCCGAGGTTTTTGGGGGCGCTTGAAGGAGCATTGGGATCAATGGCTCCTGCAGGAACACATGCCGTTTGGCGTCATCGCGGGTGAATCGAATCT belongs to Candidatus Acidiferrales bacterium and includes:
- a CDS encoding 4Fe-4S dicluster domain-containing protein; the encoded protein is MPRWGMVIDLAKCSGCQACVVACAAENNVPCAEPDEAGRGRALTWIKVVPFVEGEFPHVKVRLLPLPCLHCDTPPCIKVCPVDATNITPEGIVRQIFSRCIGCRYCTNACPYTVRVFNWRKPEWPGEMDTAHNPDVSLRPKGVVEKCTFCHHRLQKAKEEARAQNRPLAEGDYVPACVETCPTQAMYFGDLDDPMSKVSELSRSPRVFRLLEELGTHPKVLYLAEGEWSGKT
- the nrfD gene encoding NrfD/PsrC family molybdoenzyme membrane anchor subunit — translated: MERHDNPLGPEEVLIRPIQQTTSQFYRVLAVLLFLGALSIFAWIQQLKDGLVVTGMNVPVYWGVYITNFVFFIGISHAGTLISAILRLVQAEWRRSITRAAEVITVLVLFFGAGSVIMDLGRPDRLLNVLRHPNFRSPLLWDVCSITVYLTASTIYLYLPLIPDIAILRDHAGKRTWLYRPLALGWRGTEKQKRLLERAIAVMAVLVIPIAVSVHTVVSWVFAMTVQPMWHSTIFGPYFVVGAIFSGIASLIIAMAIIRRMYHLENYLKPVHFNNLGLLLLVMSLLWFYFTFAEFLTTFYGAEPAHLAVFYSKVTGRFAPIFWTMVVTCFLIPVAILARGKTRTVAGTVVASAFVNVGMWLERFAIVVPTLSMPRLPWGKIIYHPTWVELAITAGFFATFILLYMGFTKLFPIVSIWEVQEGRQKSLREVEERVKTYLPGAEPATE